The proteins below are encoded in one region of Corynebacterium felinum:
- a CDS encoding undecaprenyl-diphosphate phosphatase codes for MSWLQVIVLSIVQGLTEFLPISSSGHLRIISTMFFGQDAGASFTAVVQLGTEAAVLVYFARDIITILIGWFKGLFNKDARGFDYRMGWMVIVGTLPVAILGFLGKDLIREHLRNMWITATVLVLFSFVFIAAEKYGKKQRTYDELTMKDAIIMGLAQCLALIPGVSRSGGTISAGLFVGLNREVAARFSFLLAIPAVLASGLFSLGDAFAPQAGQAASGMQLLVGTAIAFALGYASIAWLLKFVAHHSFSWFAAYRIPVGLGVMALLATGILIP; via the coding sequence ATGTCATGGCTCCAAGTTATCGTGCTCTCCATCGTGCAAGGGCTCACCGAATTCCTGCCGATCAGCTCCTCAGGCCACCTGAGGATCATTAGCACCATGTTCTTCGGCCAGGACGCAGGCGCATCCTTCACCGCCGTGGTTCAGCTCGGCACCGAAGCAGCAGTCTTGGTGTACTTCGCCCGCGACATCATCACCATCCTCATCGGCTGGTTTAAAGGCCTATTCAACAAAGACGCACGAGGATTCGACTACCGCATGGGCTGGATGGTCATCGTCGGCACACTGCCAGTAGCCATCCTAGGATTCCTCGGCAAAGACCTCATCCGCGAACACCTCCGCAACATGTGGATCACCGCCACCGTACTGGTTTTGTTCTCCTTCGTCTTCATCGCAGCAGAAAAATACGGCAAAAAACAACGCACCTACGATGAACTCACCATGAAAGACGCCATCATCATGGGCCTTGCCCAATGCCTCGCACTCATCCCCGGGGTATCCCGCTCCGGCGGCACAATCTCCGCAGGCCTATTCGTCGGCCTCAACCGCGAAGTCGCCGCCCGATTCAGCTTCCTCCTTGCCATCCCCGCAGTCTTGGCATCCGGACTATTCTCACTCGGCGACGCCTTCGCACCACAAGCAGGCCAAGCAGCATCCGGCATGCAACTACTCGTCGGCACCGCCATCGCCTTCGCCCTCGGATATGCCTCCATCGCATGGCTACTGAAGTTCGTTGCCCACCACTCCTTCAGCTGGTTCGCCGCCTACCGCATCCCAGTAGGCCTCGGCGTCATGGCACTACTGGCCACCGGAATACTAATCCCCTAA
- a CDS encoding quinone-dependent dihydroorotate dehydrogenase — protein sequence MTNVTAKKIRTHAYKGALKLMFKLPPERIHGIIAKGMDVLQSAQPVGKLMNKVIAVNDPILSQRVFGTVFPRPLGLAAGFDKNGHAPDAWAAVGFGYAELGTVTASPQPGNPTPRLFRLPADKAILNRMGFNNAGAAEVATNLRRRSGTNVIGINIGKTKVVEPEHAVDDYRRSASLLGDLADYLVVNVSSPNTPGLRDLQAVESLRPILAAVQEATSTPVLVKIAPDLSDEDVDAVADLAVELGLDGIVATNTTISREGLQTPQSEVEAMGAGGISGPPVADRAVEVLRRLYARVGKDMVLIGVGGISTPKQAWERIAAGATLLQGYTGLIYGGPEWIRDIHLGIAAQLRAHGFSNISQAIGCGLKWTLD from the coding sequence ATGACGAATGTGACAGCCAAAAAAATCCGCACACACGCCTACAAGGGTGCGCTCAAGCTCATGTTTAAGCTGCCACCAGAGCGAATCCACGGGATTATCGCCAAGGGCATGGACGTTCTTCAAAGCGCCCAGCCAGTTGGCAAACTGATGAACAAAGTTATAGCTGTCAACGACCCTATTCTTTCGCAGCGCGTCTTTGGCACTGTGTTTCCCCGCCCACTCGGGTTGGCCGCAGGCTTTGACAAAAACGGGCACGCCCCAGACGCATGGGCTGCTGTGGGTTTTGGCTATGCCGAATTAGGTACCGTCACCGCTTCCCCACAGCCGGGTAACCCTACCCCACGCCTGTTTCGCCTGCCAGCAGACAAAGCGATTCTCAACCGCATGGGCTTTAACAACGCCGGTGCTGCTGAAGTAGCCACCAATCTTCGCCGCCGCAGCGGCACCAACGTGATTGGTATCAATATTGGCAAAACCAAGGTGGTTGAACCAGAGCATGCGGTTGATGATTACCGTCGCTCCGCTTCCTTGCTCGGTGATCTCGCGGACTACCTCGTGGTCAACGTCTCCTCCCCTAATACCCCAGGTTTGCGTGACCTTCAGGCAGTAGAATCGTTGCGTCCCATCCTGGCTGCGGTGCAGGAGGCAACATCCACCCCAGTGTTGGTGAAAATTGCCCCTGACCTCTCGGACGAAGACGTGGATGCAGTCGCAGACCTCGCCGTGGAACTTGGGCTCGACGGTATCGTGGCCACCAACACCACCATTTCCCGCGAGGGGCTTCAAACCCCTCAATCTGAGGTTGAGGCAATGGGTGCTGGTGGTATCTCCGGTCCCCCAGTTGCCGACCGTGCAGTAGAAGTCCTTCGCCGTCTGTATGCTCGCGTGGGCAAAGACATGGTGCTCATTGGTGTTGGCGGCATTAGCACCCCGAAGCAAGCCTGGGAACGTATTGCTGCTGGCGCTACCCTTCTGCAGGGATACACCGGCCTGATCTACGGCGGCCCAGAGTGGATTCGCGATATTCACCTCGGAATCGCCGCTCAACTGCGCGCCCATGGTTTCAGCAATATTAGCCAAGCCATAGGTTGCGGTTTGAAATGGACACTCGACTAA